Proteins encoded by one window of Kribbella flavida DSM 17836:
- a CDS encoding cysteine desulfurase family protein produces MSNRTYLDAASAEDLHPAAREVLLQALDSGWADPARLHHEGRTARLLLDNARAVLADAVGVRPEELFLTTSGTAAIHAGLPALAAARRRIGTTVVHSAVEHSAVLHAAATAGTPYEVGVDSSGRVDLEAFAAQVARPGVAVAALQAANHEVGTRQPIAEAAEASGAAGVPLFVDAAASLGREEVPAGWSALVASAHKWGGPAGVGLLAVRKGTRLVPAWPVDEREDGLSPGHPNVPATLAAAAALQARRQEAVALDKQHRAWIAELRTRVAADVPDVEVVGDPEDRLPHVLTFSCLYVDGEALVTALDAEGFSVSSGSACTASTLRPSHVLAAMGVLTHGNVRVSLGRNSTHDDIDRFAAVLPGLVQRIRAEVGM; encoded by the coding sequence GTGAGCAACCGTACGTACCTAGATGCCGCCAGCGCCGAGGACCTACACCCCGCGGCGCGCGAAGTGTTGCTCCAGGCCCTGGATTCGGGGTGGGCCGATCCGGCCCGGCTGCACCATGAGGGACGGACCGCGCGGCTGCTGCTGGACAACGCCCGTGCGGTGCTGGCGGACGCGGTGGGCGTGCGTCCTGAGGAGCTGTTCCTGACCACCTCGGGCACGGCCGCGATCCACGCCGGCCTGCCCGCGCTGGCGGCCGCCCGGCGCCGGATCGGCACAACCGTGGTGCACTCCGCGGTCGAGCACTCCGCCGTCCTGCACGCAGCCGCCACCGCCGGTACGCCGTACGAGGTGGGCGTCGACTCGTCGGGCCGGGTCGACCTGGAGGCCTTCGCCGCCCAGGTCGCCCGGCCGGGGGTGGCGGTCGCGGCGTTGCAGGCGGCCAACCACGAGGTGGGTACGCGGCAACCGATCGCCGAGGCCGCGGAGGCGTCCGGCGCGGCAGGGGTTCCACTCTTCGTTGACGCGGCAGCTTCTCTGGGCCGCGAGGAGGTCCCGGCCGGCTGGTCGGCGCTGGTCGCCAGTGCGCACAAGTGGGGCGGCCCGGCCGGGGTCGGCCTGCTCGCGGTCCGGAAGGGGACCCGGCTCGTGCCCGCCTGGCCGGTCGACGAGCGCGAGGACGGACTCTCCCCCGGCCACCCGAACGTGCCGGCCACGCTCGCCGCGGCCGCCGCACTCCAGGCCCGCCGGCAGGAAGCGGTCGCGCTGGACAAGCAGCACCGCGCCTGGATCGCCGAGCTGCGGACCCGGGTCGCCGCGGACGTCCCGGACGTCGAGGTCGTCGGCGACCCCGAGGACCGGCTGCCGCACGTCCTGACCTTCTCCTGCCTGTACGTCGACGGCGAGGCCCTGGTGACCGCCCTCGATGCGGAAGGCTTCTCGGTGTCCAGCGGTTCCGCCTGTACGGCGAGCACGCTGCGCCCGTCGCACGTCCTGGCGGCGATGGGCGTGCTCACCCACGGCAACGTCCGGGTCTCGCTGGGCCGCAACAGCACCCACGACGACATCGACCGGTTCGCGGCCGTGCTGCCCGGCCTGGTGCAGCGGATCCGCGCGGAGGTGGGGATGTGA
- a CDS encoding SIR2 family NAD-dependent protein deacylase, whose product MTERWTVLTGAGISTASGIPDFRGPQGLWTKDPAAQAMFDIDEYVASAAVRAAAWRHRMGAAAWTAEPNAGHHALVELEKQGRLTGLITQNIDGLHQKAGSTGVLELHGTMWFVDCLSCGRRIPMEEVVPRLEAGEQDPACLVCGGILKSATVSFGQSLDQEVLDAAVAATQACDIFLAVGTSLQVYPAAGLCDVALAAGKRLVIVNAEPTPYDEQADQVLRTPIETTLPGLVVT is encoded by the coding sequence GTGACCGAACGCTGGACCGTACTGACCGGCGCCGGGATCTCGACCGCGTCGGGCATCCCGGACTTCCGTGGGCCGCAGGGGCTGTGGACCAAGGACCCCGCGGCCCAGGCGATGTTCGACATCGACGAGTACGTCGCCTCGGCGGCGGTCCGCGCGGCGGCGTGGCGGCACCGGATGGGGGCGGCCGCCTGGACCGCCGAGCCGAACGCGGGCCACCACGCGCTGGTGGAGCTGGAGAAGCAGGGCCGGCTGACCGGCCTGATCACCCAGAACATCGACGGCTTGCACCAGAAGGCCGGCTCCACCGGGGTGCTGGAGCTGCACGGCACGATGTGGTTCGTGGACTGCCTGAGCTGCGGCCGGCGGATCCCGATGGAAGAGGTCGTCCCCCGTCTCGAGGCCGGGGAGCAGGACCCGGCGTGCCTGGTCTGCGGCGGCATCCTGAAGTCCGCGACCGTCTCCTTCGGCCAGTCGCTGGACCAGGAGGTGCTCGACGCCGCCGTCGCCGCGACCCAGGCCTGCGACATCTTCCTGGCCGTCGGCACGTCCCTGCAGGTCTATCCCGCGGCCGGATTGTGCGATGTGGCGCTGGCCGCGGGCAAGCGCCTCGTCATCGTCAACGCCGAGCCCACGCCGTACGACGAGCAGGCCGACCAGGTGCTCCGGACGCCGATCGAGACCACGTTGCCCGGCCTCGTCGTGACCTGA
- a CDS encoding GNAT family N-acetyltransferase — MTDFSYKPTLTGELVVLRPLDEGDFDAMTAAMADPEVTRFTGSRGEVEEGPYREWLRTRKDQTDRLDLAIVDKATGACVGEAVLNDWSPEDESCGFRILIGPAGRGRGLGTEATRLIVGYGIEQLGLHRIELTVFAFNPRARRAYEKAGFVLEGRLRDALLWDGERVDNLYMSVLAPEWEVRSTA, encoded by the coding sequence GTGACCGATTTCTCGTACAAGCCGACGCTGACCGGTGAGCTCGTCGTCCTGCGGCCGCTCGACGAAGGTGATTTCGACGCGATGACGGCCGCGATGGCCGACCCGGAGGTGACCAGGTTCACCGGCAGCCGGGGTGAGGTCGAGGAGGGGCCCTACCGCGAGTGGTTGCGGACCCGCAAGGACCAGACCGACCGGCTCGACCTGGCGATCGTGGACAAGGCGACCGGCGCGTGCGTCGGCGAGGCGGTGCTCAACGACTGGAGCCCCGAGGACGAGTCGTGCGGCTTCCGGATCCTGATCGGGCCCGCCGGGCGTGGCCGCGGGCTGGGCACCGAGGCGACCCGGCTGATCGTCGGCTACGGCATCGAGCAGCTCGGCCTGCACCGCATCGAGCTGACCGTGTTCGCCTTCAACCCGCGCGCGCGGCGGGCCTACGAGAAGGCCGGCTTCGTGCTCGAGGGACGGCTGCGGGACGCGCTGCTGTGGGACGGGGAACGGGTGGACAACCTGTACATGTCGGTCCTGGCGCCGGAGTGGGAGGTACGGTCGACGGCGTGA
- the coxB gene encoding cytochrome c oxidase subunit II produces the protein MGSNGTSGVVARAAGQQTRAAARPAKRRLLVAAAVVVSTLVLTGCSAETNAQWKRLGLPEGASDRTEAVRSLWIGAWIAALIIGVMVWGLILFAVVRYRRRSEDAPRQTRYNLPLEVLYTLAPFAVIGVLFFYTVENGNKVTAMSDSPAHTINVVGQQWQWTFNYKETVDGQEGVWETGTLEEPAELVLPVNESVKFELTSPDVIHSFWVPAFYFKLDVIPGRPNNFELTPTKTGTFAGKCAELCGLYHSRMVFTVRVVTAEEYQAHLRELAAKGQTGAATGGEDATTIPGHGEQEGEK, from the coding sequence GTGGGTTCGAACGGCACGTCCGGAGTGGTCGCGCGAGCGGCGGGTCAGCAGACCCGCGCCGCCGCACGTCCGGCGAAGCGACGCCTGCTGGTCGCGGCGGCAGTGGTGGTGAGCACGTTGGTGCTGACCGGCTGCTCGGCCGAGACCAACGCGCAGTGGAAACGACTTGGTCTGCCGGAGGGTGCCTCGGACCGGACCGAGGCCGTCCGCAGCCTCTGGATCGGCGCCTGGATCGCCGCGCTGATCATCGGTGTGATGGTCTGGGGCCTGATCCTGTTCGCCGTCGTACGGTACCGCCGGCGCAGCGAGGACGCGCCGCGGCAGACGCGCTACAACCTGCCGCTGGAGGTCCTGTACACGCTGGCCCCGTTCGCCGTCATCGGTGTGCTGTTCTTCTACACCGTCGAGAACGGCAACAAGGTCACGGCGATGTCGGACAGCCCGGCGCACACGATCAACGTGGTCGGCCAGCAGTGGCAGTGGACGTTCAACTACAAGGAGACCGTCGACGGCCAGGAGGGTGTCTGGGAGACCGGCACCCTGGAGGAGCCGGCCGAGCTGGTGCTGCCGGTGAACGAGTCGGTGAAGTTCGAGCTGACCTCGCCGGACGTCATCCACTCGTTCTGGGTGCCGGCCTTCTACTTCAAGCTGGACGTCATCCCGGGCCGGCCGAACAACTTCGAGCTGACGCCGACCAAGACCGGTACCTTCGCGGGCAAGTGCGCCGAGCTCTGCGGTCTGTACCACAGCCGGATGGTGTTCACCGTCCGCGTGGTCACCGCCGAGGAGTACCAGGCGCACCTGCGTGAGCTCGCGGCCAAGGGCCAGACCGGCGCCGCCACCGGTGGCGAGGACGCAACCACCATTCCCGGCCACGGGGAGCAGGAGGGCGAGAAGTGA
- the pulA gene encoding pullulanase-type alpha-1,6-glucosidase, whose translation MIRFVMRRARWLAGVTAVAVVAVGLGTPSAAPAGPSAERVITLAGSLQSELGCPGDWDPGCARSTLGTAAPYSKVFDVPAGSYEYKVTVNGGWDENYGAGGVLNGANIPLRIEGPAKLRFSYDDTSHVVSVQPVDVAGGLTAADRALASPSLRKDLTKERFYFLMADRFANGDKSNDAGGLTGDRLSTGLDPADKGFYHGGDLAGVMQKLDYIKSLGTTSIWLTPSFKNRPVQGAGADVSAGYHGYWITDFTQIDPHLGSNEDMRKLIQLAHGKGMKVFFDIITNHTADVIAYRSGQYGYVPKSTSPYKDAAGNVFDDKQYAGGDTFPPLDRNVSFPNVPVFRTPADESVKVPNWLNDPTLYHNRGDSTFAGESAEYGDFVGLDDLFTEQPKVRDGMIDVYRTWAEMGIDGFRIDTVKHVNLEFWQKFSPEILKAARAKGSKDFFMFGEVFDADPKFMSTYTTAGALQATLDFGFQQNAVAFAKGDPSTRLRDFYAADDYYTDADSNAYQLPTFLGNHDMGRVGTFLKQAGASGQELLQRDKLAHSLMFLTRGQPVVYYGDEQGFTGAGGDKDARQDMFATKTAEYADDEVVDGTGTSTIGSKDRFDVDAPMYRHIAGLQKLRAKYPALSDGTQVHRYSSNTGGLYAFSRLGADKTEYLVVSNNATTAKTATIPTYGSKIFRPVYGGTKSFLTDREGRARLTQPPLSVTVYQALSKVPHRSKAPSVFMSSPESGATVGGRAEIAAAVPENTPVTVTFGYRPVGTTAWQRLGSDDNAPYRVFHDVSKLAKGTLLEYRAVLKDASGNYSVSGSYGVVGDAPAPGGGGGGGTAPVTQPASVSVPGDHNSEMGCPADWSPDCDQAQLTLDPKDKVWKKTSTLPAGEHAYKAAINKTWDENYGAGGNANGANISYTAPATPVTFYYEHGRHFATSDAQGPIVTVPGSFQSELGCPGDWAPDCMRPWLTDQDGDGTYTWSTSELGAGSYEAKVAHGLSFDESYGAGGSPTGGNIAVSVPGDGLVVTFSYVLATHLLTVTTSKPGAQPDLEQAKAHWLGRDLLAVPPVPHPERSRWRLHWSPTGSLAIDADDIGGSSAGLRVDPNGLPAAVLAKFPALKGYTALRLGRVDAESMLTGQLGLAQYDDAGRLLDATGVQIPGVLDDLYGAAATGRSYGVTWHGGVPRFTLWAPTAQKVALLVGAQRIPMRRTSDGSWIAQGRRSWQNAPYRYEVTVFAPSTGKVETNLVTDPYSVALTTDSTHSVAVDLDDPAGKPALWARTPAPKLARPVDSTIYELHVRDFSIDDPTVPAAHRGSYLAFADEGAGTKHLRKLAQAGLNTVHLLPTFDIASIPEGTQEKPACDLKALPPDSEQQQACVTAVAAKDGFNWGYDPYHWLAPEGSYAVRKDGLSRVAEFRTMVGGLHRSGLRVVLDQVFNHTPAAGQAPTSVLDKVVPGYYQRLNATGGVETSTCCSNIATEHAMAEKIMVDGTVSWARNYRVDGFRFDLMGHHSKANMLKVRAALDRLTLAKDGVDGRQVFLYGEGWNFGEVANDALFEQARQGNLGGTGIATFSDRLRDAVRGGGPFDEDPRVQGFGSGAASDPNGAPVNGSPADRAKRLAHDTDLTQLGLAGNLRAFTFRSAETGAVVRGDAVDYNGAPAGYADQPGEVITYVDAHDNETLWDALTYKLPTGLPMADRVRMNTLSLATTALAQTPSFWHAGADLLRSKSLDRNSYDSGDWFNTLDWTGADNGFGHGLPPKPDNEAKWPFMKPLLGNPALKPSAADVGTASAAAADLLKLRFSTPLFRLGSADLVNQKVGFPLSGTPAAVPGVVTMRIDDTVGPDVDPALKGLVVVFNSTGSTVSQQIPGLTGATLSLSPVQAGGADPVVKQSTWTAASGTVSVPARTVAVLIQR comes from the coding sequence ATGATCAGGTTCGTCATGCGCCGCGCCCGGTGGCTGGCCGGAGTCACCGCCGTCGCCGTGGTCGCCGTCGGTCTCGGTACGCCGTCCGCCGCGCCCGCGGGCCCGTCCGCCGAGCGGGTGATCACGCTGGCCGGGTCGCTGCAGAGCGAGCTCGGCTGCCCGGGCGACTGGGACCCGGGCTGTGCCCGGAGCACGCTCGGCACGGCAGCGCCGTACAGCAAGGTGTTCGACGTGCCGGCCGGCTCGTACGAGTACAAGGTGACCGTCAACGGCGGCTGGGACGAGAACTACGGCGCCGGCGGGGTCCTGAACGGCGCGAACATCCCGCTGCGGATCGAGGGGCCGGCCAAGCTCCGGTTCAGCTACGACGACACCAGCCACGTGGTCAGCGTGCAGCCGGTGGACGTCGCCGGCGGCCTCACCGCGGCGGACAGGGCACTGGCGAGTCCGAGCCTGCGCAAGGACCTGACCAAGGAGCGCTTCTACTTCCTGATGGCGGACCGGTTCGCGAACGGCGACAAGTCCAACGACGCCGGCGGCCTGACCGGCGACCGGCTCAGCACCGGCCTGGACCCGGCCGACAAGGGCTTCTACCACGGCGGTGACCTGGCCGGCGTGATGCAGAAGCTCGACTACATCAAGTCGCTCGGTACGACGAGCATCTGGCTGACCCCGTCGTTCAAGAACCGCCCGGTGCAGGGCGCCGGCGCGGACGTCAGCGCCGGGTACCACGGCTACTGGATCACCGACTTCACCCAGATCGACCCGCACCTGGGCAGCAACGAGGACATGCGCAAGCTGATCCAGCTCGCGCACGGCAAGGGGATGAAGGTCTTCTTCGACATCATCACCAACCACACCGCCGACGTGATCGCCTACCGGTCCGGCCAGTACGGCTACGTGCCGAAGAGCACCTCGCCGTACAAGGACGCCGCCGGGAACGTCTTCGACGACAAGCAGTACGCCGGCGGCGACACCTTCCCGCCGCTGGACCGGAACGTGAGCTTCCCCAACGTCCCGGTCTTCCGGACCCCCGCCGACGAGTCGGTCAAGGTGCCGAACTGGCTGAACGACCCGACGCTCTACCACAACCGCGGCGACTCCACCTTCGCCGGGGAGTCCGCCGAGTACGGCGACTTCGTCGGCCTGGACGACCTGTTCACCGAGCAGCCGAAGGTCCGCGACGGCATGATCGACGTCTACCGGACCTGGGCCGAGATGGGCATCGACGGCTTCCGGATCGACACCGTGAAGCACGTGAACCTGGAGTTCTGGCAGAAGTTCTCGCCGGAGATCCTGAAGGCGGCCCGGGCGAAGGGGTCGAAGGACTTCTTCATGTTCGGCGAGGTCTTCGACGCCGACCCCAAGTTCATGTCGACGTACACGACCGCCGGGGCGCTGCAGGCGACGCTCGACTTCGGCTTCCAGCAGAACGCGGTCGCGTTCGCCAAGGGCGACCCGAGCACCAGGCTGCGCGACTTCTACGCCGCCGACGACTACTACACCGACGCCGACTCCAACGCCTACCAACTGCCGACGTTCCTCGGCAACCACGACATGGGCCGCGTGGGCACGTTCCTCAAGCAGGCCGGCGCGTCCGGCCAGGAGCTGCTGCAGCGGGACAAGCTGGCGCACTCGCTGATGTTCCTGACCCGCGGCCAGCCGGTGGTCTACTACGGCGACGAGCAGGGCTTCACCGGCGCGGGCGGTGACAAGGACGCCCGGCAGGACATGTTCGCCACCAAGACCGCCGAGTACGCCGACGACGAGGTGGTCGACGGCACCGGCACCAGCACGATCGGCAGCAAGGACCGGTTCGACGTCGACGCACCGATGTACCGGCACATCGCCGGGCTGCAGAAGCTGCGAGCGAAGTACCCGGCCCTGTCCGACGGCACCCAGGTGCACCGGTACTCCTCGAACACCGGCGGCCTGTATGCCTTCAGCCGGCTCGGCGCAGACAAGACCGAGTACCTGGTTGTGTCCAACAACGCGACGACGGCCAAGACGGCGACCATCCCGACGTACGGGTCGAAGATCTTCCGGCCTGTCTACGGTGGCACGAAGAGTTTCCTGACGGACCGCGAGGGCCGGGCGCGGCTGACCCAGCCGCCGCTGTCGGTGACGGTGTACCAGGCGCTGTCGAAGGTTCCGCACCGCAGCAAGGCGCCGTCGGTGTTCATGAGCTCCCCGGAGTCCGGTGCGACGGTCGGCGGTCGCGCGGAGATCGCCGCGGCGGTGCCGGAGAACACTCCGGTGACCGTGACCTTCGGCTACCGCCCGGTCGGTACGACGGCCTGGCAGCGGCTCGGGTCGGACGACAACGCGCCGTACCGGGTGTTCCATGACGTCAGCAAGCTGGCCAAGGGAACGCTGCTGGAGTACCGGGCCGTGCTGAAGGACGCCTCCGGCAACTACTCGGTCTCCGGCTCGTACGGCGTGGTCGGCGACGCTCCGGCGCCCGGGGGCGGCGGTGGTGGCGGGACCGCACCGGTCACCCAGCCCGCCAGTGTCAGCGTGCCCGGCGACCACAACAGTGAGATGGGCTGCCCGGCCGACTGGTCGCCGGACTGCGACCAGGCCCAGCTGACGCTGGACCCCAAGGACAAGGTCTGGAAGAAGACCTCCACGCTGCCCGCGGGCGAGCACGCGTACAAGGCGGCGATCAACAAGACGTGGGACGAGAACTACGGGGCCGGCGGCAACGCCAACGGCGCCAACATCTCCTACACGGCGCCGGCCACGCCGGTGACCTTCTACTACGAGCACGGCCGGCACTTCGCCACCTCCGACGCGCAGGGGCCGATCGTCACCGTGCCCGGCTCCTTCCAGTCCGAGCTTGGCTGCCCGGGTGACTGGGCACCGGACTGCATGCGGCCCTGGTTGACCGACCAGGACGGCGACGGCACCTACACGTGGTCGACGAGCGAACTGGGAGCGGGCAGTTATGAGGCGAAGGTCGCGCACGGCCTGTCCTTCGACGAGAGCTACGGGGCGGGCGGCAGCCCGACCGGCGGCAACATCGCCGTCTCCGTGCCGGGTGACGGACTGGTCGTCACCTTCTCCTACGTGCTGGCGACCCACCTGCTGACCGTGACCACCTCCAAGCCCGGCGCGCAGCCGGACCTCGAGCAGGCCAAGGCGCACTGGCTCGGCCGCGACCTGCTCGCCGTACCTCCGGTCCCCCACCCCGAGCGCTCACGCTGGCGGCTGCACTGGTCGCCGACCGGCTCGCTGGCCATCGACGCGGACGACATCGGCGGCTCGTCGGCCGGCCTGCGGGTCGACCCGAACGGCCTCCCGGCCGCGGTGCTGGCCAAGTTCCCGGCGCTCAAGGGTTACACCGCGCTCCGGCTCGGCCGGGTGGACGCGGAAAGCATGCTCACCGGTCAGCTCGGCCTCGCCCAGTACGACGACGCGGGCCGGCTGCTGGACGCTACCGGCGTCCAGATCCCCGGCGTCCTCGACGACCTGTACGGCGCGGCGGCGACCGGCCGGTCGTACGGCGTGACGTGGCACGGCGGCGTTCCCCGGTTCACCCTGTGGGCGCCGACGGCCCAGAAGGTGGCGCTGCTGGTCGGCGCGCAGCGGATCCCGATGCGCCGCACCTCGGACGGCTCCTGGATCGCGCAGGGTCGGCGCAGCTGGCAGAACGCGCCGTACCGCTACGAGGTGACGGTCTTCGCACCGAGCACCGGCAAGGTGGAGACCAACCTGGTGACCGACCCGTACTCGGTCGCGCTCACCACCGACTCGACGCACTCGGTCGCGGTCGATCTCGACGACCCGGCCGGCAAGCCCGCGCTCTGGGCGAGAACTCCGGCGCCGAAGCTGGCGCGGCCGGTGGACTCGACGATCTACGAGTTGCACGTGCGGGACTTCTCGATCGACGACCCGACCGTGCCGGCCGCCCACCGCGGCAGCTACCTGGCGTTCGCGGACGAGGGCGCCGGCACCAAGCACCTGCGCAAGCTGGCGCAGGCCGGGCTGAACACGGTCCACCTGCTGCCGACGTTCGACATCGCCTCGATTCCCGAGGGCACGCAGGAGAAGCCGGCCTGCGACCTGAAGGCGCTGCCGCCGGATTCGGAGCAGCAGCAGGCCTGCGTCACCGCGGTCGCCGCGAAGGACGGCTTCAACTGGGGCTACGACCCGTACCACTGGCTCGCGCCGGAGGGCTCGTACGCCGTGCGCAAGGACGGGCTGAGCCGGGTCGCGGAGTTCCGCACGATGGTCGGCGGCCTGCACAGGTCGGGCCTGCGGGTCGTGCTCGACCAGGTCTTCAACCACACCCCGGCGGCCGGTCAGGCGCCGACTTCGGTGCTCGACAAGGTGGTGCCCGGCTACTACCAGCGGCTGAACGCGACCGGCGGCGTCGAGACCTCGACCTGCTGCAGCAACATCGCCACCGAGCACGCGATGGCCGAGAAGATCATGGTCGACGGCACCGTGTCGTGGGCCCGGAACTACCGGGTCGACGGGTTCCGCTTCGACCTGATGGGCCACCACAGCAAGGCGAACATGCTGAAGGTCCGGGCCGCGCTCGACCGGTTGACGCTCGCCAAGGACGGCGTCGACGGCCGCCAGGTCTTCCTGTACGGCGAGGGCTGGAACTTCGGCGAGGTCGCGAACGACGCGTTGTTCGAGCAGGCGCGGCAGGGCAATCTCGGCGGCACCGGCATCGCCACCTTCTCGGACCGGCTGCGCGACGCGGTCCGTGGCGGCGGGCCGTTCGACGAGGACCCGAGGGTGCAGGGCTTCGGCTCGGGCGCCGCGAGCGACCCGAACGGTGCCCCGGTCAACGGCTCCCCCGCGGACCGGGCCAAGCGGCTGGCGCACGACACCGACCTGACCCAGCTCGGGCTGGCGGGCAACCTACGAGCGTTCACGTTCCGGTCGGCCGAGACCGGGGCCGTCGTTCGGGGCGACGCGGTGGACTACAACGGCGCACCGGCCGGGTACGCCGACCAGCCGGGCGAGGTGATCACCTACGTCGATGCCCACGACAACGAAACCCTGTGGGACGCGCTGACGTACAAGCTGCCGACCGGGCTGCCGATGGCCGACCGGGTCCGGATGAACACGCTGTCGCTGGCGACCACCGCGCTCGCCCAGACGCCGTCGTTCTGGCACGCCGGCGCCGACCTGCTGCGCAGCAAGTCGCTCGACCGGAACTCCTACGACTCCGGCGACTGGTTCAACACGCTGGACTGGACCGGCGCCGACAACGGCTTCGGGCACGGCCTGCCACCGAAGCCGGACAACGAGGCGAAGTGGCCGTTCATGAAGCCGCTGCTCGGCAACCCGGCGCTCAAACCGTCCGCTGCCGACGTCGGCACCGCGTCGGCCGCCGCGGCCGACCTGCTGAAGCTGCGCTTCTCCACTCCGCTGTTCCGGCTCGGTTCGGCCGACCTGGTCAACCAGAAGGTCGGCTTCCCGCTCAGCGGCACGCCGGCCGCCGTCCCGGGCGTGGTCACGATGCGCATCGACGACACGGTCGGTCCGGACGTCGATCCGGCGCTGAAGGGTCTCGTGGTCGTCTTCAACAGCACCGGCTCGACGGTCAGCCAGCAGATCCCCGGCTTGACCGGCGCCACCCTGTCGCTGTCACCGGTCCAGGCCGGCGGCGCGGACCCGGTCGTCAAGCAGAGCACCTGGACGGCGGCGTCCGGCACGGTGTCCGTCCCGGCGCGAACGGTCGCGGTCCTGATCCAGCGGTGA
- the ctaD gene encoding cytochrome c oxidase subunit I — MLTTTDHKLIGHMYLVTSFVFFLIGGVMALLIRAELAKPGLQIVNEEVYNQLFTMHGTIMLLLFATPLFVGFANVIMPVQIGAPDVAFPRLNMFSYWLFLFGGTITVSGFFTPGGAADFGWFAYAPLSNAVRSPGVGGDLWIMGLYLAGLGTILGAVNFVTTIITMRAPGMTMFRMPMFTWNILVTSILVLIAFPILAGALLMLEADRALGAHIFDAATGGPLLWQHLFWFFGHPEVYIIALPFFGIITEILPVFSRKPIFGYIGLVAATLWIAVLSVAVWAHHMFVTGAVNLPFFSFMTFLIAVPTGVKFFNWIGTMWGGSVSFDTPMLWSIGFLTTFLFGGLTGVILASPALDYQLSDSYFVVAHFHYVVFGTVVFAMFAGFYFWWPKMTGRMLDERLGKLHFWLLFIGFHTTFLVQHWLGVEGMPRRYADYGANEGFTVLNEVSSIGAFVLGMSMLPFFYNVYKSRKAPLVGVDDPWGWGRSLEWATSSPPPRHNFVRLPRIRSESPAFDLHHPDIALAEYPDSGAPQDNLLDAGEDKGRVENLERNLNAGTGTTTGADGEGKA, encoded by the coding sequence ATGCTGACCACCACCGATCACAAGCTGATCGGCCACATGTACCTGGTCACCTCGTTCGTGTTCTTCCTGATCGGCGGCGTGATGGCGCTGCTGATCCGCGCCGAGCTGGCCAAGCCGGGCCTGCAGATCGTGAACGAAGAGGTCTACAACCAGCTCTTCACCATGCACGGCACGATCATGCTGCTGCTGTTCGCGACGCCGCTGTTCGTCGGCTTCGCGAACGTGATCATGCCGGTCCAGATCGGCGCCCCCGACGTCGCCTTTCCCCGCCTCAACATGTTCAGCTACTGGCTGTTCCTGTTCGGCGGCACGATCACCGTGAGCGGGTTCTTCACCCCGGGCGGCGCGGCCGACTTCGGCTGGTTCGCCTACGCCCCGCTGTCGAACGCGGTCCGCTCGCCGGGCGTCGGCGGTGACCTGTGGATCATGGGCCTGTACCTGGCCGGTCTGGGCACGATCCTCGGTGCGGTGAACTTCGTCACCACGATCATCACGATGCGCGCGCCCGGCATGACGATGTTCCGGATGCCGATGTTCACCTGGAACATCCTGGTCACCTCGATCCTGGTGCTGATCGCGTTCCCGATCCTGGCCGGCGCGCTGCTGATGCTGGAGGCGGATCGGGCCCTGGGGGCCCACATCTTCGACGCGGCCACCGGTGGTCCACTGCTGTGGCAGCACCTGTTCTGGTTCTTCGGGCACCCCGAGGTCTACATCATCGCGCTGCCGTTCTTCGGCATCATCACCGAGATCCTGCCGGTGTTCAGCCGCAAGCCGATCTTCGGCTACATCGGCCTGGTCGCCGCGACGCTGTGGATCGCCGTCCTGTCGGTGGCGGTCTGGGCGCACCACATGTTCGTCACCGGCGCGGTGAACCTGCCGTTCTTCTCGTTCATGACGTTCCTCATCGCGGTCCCGACCGGGGTGAAGTTCTTCAACTGGATCGGCACGATGTGGGGCGGCTCGGTGTCGTTCGACACCCCGATGCTGTGGTCGATCGGCTTCCTCACCACGTTCCTGTTCGGCGGCCTGACCGGCGTCATCCTGGCCTCGCCGGCGCTGGACTACCAGCTGTCCGACTCGTACTTCGTGGTCGCGCACTTCCACTACGTCGTCTTCGGCACGGTGGTGTTCGCGATGTTCGCCGGCTTCTACTTCTGGTGGCCGAAGATGACCGGCCGGATGCTCGACGAGCGGCTCGGCAAGCTGCACTTCTGGCTGCTGTTCATCGGCTTCCACACGACGTTCCTGGTGCAGCACTGGCTGGGCGTCGAGGGTATGCCGCGCCGGTACGCCGACTACGGCGCCAACGAGGGCTTCACCGTGCTGAACGAGGTGTCCAGCATCGGCGCCTTCGTGCTCGGCATGTCGATGCTGCCGTTCTTCTACAACGTCTACAAGTCCCGCAAGGCGCCGCTGGTCGGCGTCGACGACCCGTGGGGCTGGGGCCGGTCGCTGGAGTGGGCGACCAGCTCGCCGCCGCCGCGGCACAACTTCGTCCGGCTGCCCCGCATCCGGTCCGAGAGCCCGGCCTTCGACCTGCACCACCCGGACATCGCGCTGGCGGAGTACCCGGACAGCGGGGCGCCGCAGGACAACCTGCTGGACGCCGGCGAGGACAAGGGCCGGGTGGAGAACCTGGAGCGCAACCTGAACGCGGGCACCGGCACCACGACCGGCGCGGATGGAGAGGGCAAGGCATGA
- a CDS encoding sulfurtransferase TusA family protein encodes MTLDCRGMLCPLPVIKLAQAFPELAVGDTITVLADDPAAATDIPAWCRMRAQELVSADGHAYVVRRLG; translated from the coding sequence ATGACGCTCGACTGCCGCGGCATGCTCTGCCCGCTCCCGGTGATCAAGCTCGCCCAGGCCTTCCCGGAGCTGGCCGTCGGCGACACGATCACCGTGCTGGCCGACGACCCGGCCGCCGCCACCGACATCCCCGCTTGGTGCCGGATGCGCGCCCAGGAGCTGGTCTCCGCCGACGGCCACGCGTACGTCGTACGCCGGCTCGGCTAA